A section of the Mycolicibacterium anyangense genome encodes:
- the acs gene encoding acetate--CoA ligase, producing MQPQVTTLTTMTEAHTEVPSYYPPAAEFSDNANATAALYDEAEADRLAFWAKQANRLSWATPFGEVLDWSDAPFAKWFVGGKLNVAYNCVDRHVEAGNGDRVAIHWEGEPVGDARSITYAQLKDEVSKAANTLTDLGLVAGDRVAIYMPMVPEAIVAMLACARLGLMHSVVFAGFSASALRARIEDAEAKLVITTDGQYRRGAAVSLKDAVDDAVSDQPSVEHVLVVRRTGIDVEWTQGRDLWWHETVDSASPEHTPEAFDSEQPLFLLYTSGTTGKPKGIIHTSGGYLTQASYTHYNVFDIKPDSDVYWCTADIGWVTGHTYIVYGPLSNGATQVVYEGTPASPDEHRHFQVIEKYGVTIYYTAPTLIRTFMKWGRELAFQHDLSSLRLLGSVGEPINPEAWRWYRLVFGADATPIVDTWWQTETGAAMISPLPGVTNCKPGSAMRPLPGISAKIVDDDGNELTPSADHGEHVTGYLVLDKPWPSMLRGIWGDPERFKETYWSRFAERGWYFAGDGARYGSDGEVWVLGRIDDVMNVSGHRISTAEVESALVGHSGVAEAAVVGASDDTTGQAICAFVILKAHHAETPTEQMVDELRAEVSREISPIAKPREIHVVPELPKTRSGKIMRRLLRDVAEGRELGDTSTLVDATVFEAIRASKAN from the coding sequence ATGCAACCTCAAGTGACTACGCTCACAACCATGACCGAGGCGCACACCGAAGTTCCGTCTTACTACCCGCCGGCTGCGGAGTTCTCCGACAACGCCAATGCCACGGCCGCCCTCTATGACGAGGCCGAAGCCGACCGGCTGGCCTTCTGGGCCAAGCAGGCCAACCGGCTGTCCTGGGCGACGCCGTTCGGCGAGGTGCTCGACTGGTCGGACGCGCCGTTCGCGAAATGGTTCGTCGGCGGCAAGCTGAACGTCGCCTACAACTGCGTGGACCGGCACGTCGAGGCCGGTAACGGCGACCGGGTCGCCATCCATTGGGAGGGCGAGCCGGTCGGTGATGCGAGGTCCATCACCTACGCACAGCTCAAGGACGAGGTCAGCAAGGCCGCCAACACGCTCACCGATCTAGGCCTGGTGGCAGGCGACCGGGTGGCCATCTACATGCCGATGGTGCCCGAGGCGATCGTGGCGATGCTGGCCTGCGCGCGTCTGGGTCTGATGCACAGCGTGGTCTTCGCCGGATTCTCGGCCTCGGCCCTGCGCGCCCGCATCGAGGATGCCGAAGCCAAGCTGGTGATCACCACCGACGGCCAGTACCGGCGCGGCGCTGCGGTGTCACTGAAGGACGCCGTCGATGACGCGGTCTCCGACCAGCCTTCGGTCGAACACGTTCTGGTGGTGCGGCGCACCGGAATTGACGTCGAATGGACCCAGGGCCGGGACCTGTGGTGGCACGAGACGGTCGACAGCGCCTCGCCGGAGCACACTCCGGAGGCCTTCGACTCCGAGCAACCGTTGTTCCTGCTGTACACCTCGGGCACCACCGGCAAGCCCAAGGGCATCATCCACACCTCCGGCGGCTACCTGACCCAGGCGTCCTACACCCACTACAACGTGTTCGACATCAAGCCGGACAGCGACGTCTACTGGTGCACGGCCGACATCGGCTGGGTGACCGGTCACACCTACATCGTCTACGGACCGCTGTCCAACGGGGCCACCCAGGTGGTCTACGAAGGCACTCCCGCCTCCCCCGACGAGCACCGCCACTTCCAGGTGATCGAAAAGTACGGTGTGACAATCTATTACACCGCGCCGACGCTGATCCGCACCTTCATGAAGTGGGGCCGCGAGCTGGCGTTCCAGCACGACCTGTCCAGCCTGCGGCTGCTGGGCTCGGTCGGCGAGCCGATCAATCCGGAAGCCTGGCGCTGGTACCGGCTGGTGTTCGGCGCCGACGCCACCCCGATCGTGGACACCTGGTGGCAGACCGAGACCGGGGCCGCGATGATCTCGCCGCTGCCCGGCGTGACGAACTGCAAGCCGGGTTCGGCGATGCGCCCGCTGCCGGGCATCTCGGCCAAGATCGTCGATGACGACGGAAATGAGTTGACGCCCAGCGCCGATCACGGTGAGCATGTCACCGGATATCTGGTGCTCGACAAGCCGTGGCCATCGATGCTGCGCGGTATCTGGGGCGACCCGGAACGTTTCAAGGAGACCTACTGGTCGCGATTCGCCGAGCGGGGCTGGTACTTCGCCGGTGACGGCGCCCGGTACGGCAGCGACGGTGAGGTCTGGGTGCTCGGCCGCATCGACGACGTGATGAACGTTTCGGGACACCGCATTTCGACGGCCGAGGTGGAATCGGCTCTGGTCGGCCACTCCGGTGTCGCCGAGGCTGCCGTCGTGGGTGCCAGCGACGACACCACCGGCCAGGCGATCTGTGCGTTCGTGATCCTCAAGGCGCACCATGCCGAGACGCCGACCGAGCAGATGGTGGACGAACTGCGGGCCGAAGTGTCCCGGGAGATCTCCCCGATCGCCAAGCCGCGCGAAATCCACGTCGTGCCAGAGCTTCCCAAGACCCGAAGCGGCAAGATCATGCGGCGGTTGCTGCGTGACGTCGCTGAGGGCCGCGAACTCGGCGACACCTCGACGCTGGTGGATGCAACGGTCTTCGAGGCGATCCGGGCC
- a CDS encoding oxidoreductase, whose product MTDLLAPLLDLPGVSDAAEAAREALAKAHRHRTNLRNWPVTAAESAIRGARSSSALDGGAVQLDASGAEPNDPVLAGALRVGQAMEGGTTALVGVWQRAPLQALARLHALAAADLTDGDSLGRPRQDPEVAARLDLVTRLVTGASTAPAPVLAAVAHGELLALAPFGSGDGVIARAVSRLVTIGTGLDPHGLGVPEVYWMRRAEEYQAAAGDFASGVPDGVRRWLLMSCAALEDGAREALSIAEAAAK is encoded by the coding sequence GTGACCGACCTGCTGGCCCCGTTACTCGACCTGCCGGGCGTCTCCGACGCCGCCGAGGCGGCCCGCGAGGCGCTGGCCAAAGCCCACCGGCACCGCACGAACCTGCGCAACTGGCCGGTGACCGCCGCGGAATCGGCGATCCGCGGCGCACGGTCGTCGTCGGCTCTCGACGGCGGCGCCGTGCAACTGGATGCCTCGGGCGCCGAACCCAACGATCCGGTGCTGGCAGGCGCGCTGCGGGTCGGCCAGGCGATGGAGGGCGGCACCACGGCACTGGTCGGGGTGTGGCAGCGCGCGCCGTTGCAGGCGCTGGCCCGGCTGCACGCGTTGGCCGCCGCCGACCTCACCGACGGCGACAGCCTCGGTCGGCCGCGGCAGGACCCCGAGGTTGCTGCCCGGCTGGATCTGGTCACCCGATTGGTGACCGGGGCCAGCACTGCGCCGGCCCCGGTGCTCGCGGCCGTCGCGCACGGCGAATTGCTGGCGCTGGCACCGTTCGGTAGCGGGGACGGTGTGATCGCCCGGGCGGTGTCGCGTCTGGTCACGATCGGCACCGGTCTGGATCCGCACGGTCTCGGTGTTCCCGAGGTGTATTGGATGCGCCGCGCCGAGGAATACCAGGCTGCGGCCGGCGACTTTGCCTCCGGTGTGCCCGACGGTGTCCGGCGGTGGCTCTTGATGAGTTGCGCTGCGCTGGAAGATGGTGCGCGAGAAGCACTCTCGATCGCGGAAGCGGCTGCGAAGTAG